A window of Corallococcus macrosporus DSM 14697 contains these coding sequences:
- the rplL gene encoding 50S ribosomal protein L7/L12, translated as MADLNAIVDQLSSLTVLEAAELVKQLENKWGVSAAAVAVAAGPAAAAAPVEEKTEFTVVLANAGANKINVIKEIRAITGLGLKEAKDLVEGAPKNVKEGVSKDDAKKIKDQLTAAGATVEVK; from the coding sequence ATGGCTGACCTGAACGCGATTGTTGACCAGCTCTCCTCCCTGACCGTCCTCGAGGCGGCCGAGCTCGTGAAGCAGCTCGAGAACAAGTGGGGCGTCTCCGCCGCCGCCGTGGCCGTTGCCGCGGGCCCGGCCGCCGCCGCTGCTCCTGTCGAGGAGAAGACGGAGTTCACGGTGGTGCTGGCCAACGCCGGCGCCAACAAGATCAACGTCATCAAGGAGATCCGCGCGATCACCGGCCTGGGCCTGAAGGAGGCCAAGGACCTGGTCGAGGGCGCTCCGAAGAACGTCAAGGAAGGCGTCAGCAAGGACGACGCCAAGAAGATCAAGGACCAGCTCACTGCGGCTGGTGCGACCGTCGAGGTCAAGTAG
- the rplJ gene encoding 50S ribosomal protein L10 yields MLKSEKEEMIKELHEKFSRTTSAVVAEFSKVDVETVTKLRKKFREGNVEYKVIKNTLARRAAQGTSVSVIADDFTGPVALCISYGDVVAPAKILVEFSKDIEDKIKIRTAVVEGRKVDVAGVKALAKLPGLPELRAQLLGVISEPASKLVRTIAAPGSQLARVVQANADKAQG; encoded by the coding sequence GTGCTGAAGAGCGAGAAGGAAGAGATGATCAAGGAGCTCCACGAGAAGTTCTCGCGGACGACTTCCGCCGTCGTCGCCGAGTTCTCCAAGGTGGACGTGGAGACGGTGACGAAGCTCCGCAAGAAGTTCCGCGAGGGCAACGTCGAGTACAAGGTCATCAAGAACACGCTGGCGCGCCGTGCGGCGCAGGGCACGTCCGTGTCGGTCATCGCTGATGACTTCACGGGCCCCGTGGCCCTGTGCATCAGCTACGGCGACGTGGTGGCTCCCGCGAAGATCCTGGTCGAGTTCTCGAAGGACATCGAGGACAAGATCAAGATCCGCACTGCCGTCGTCGAAGGCCGCAAGGTCGACGTCGCCGGCGTGAAGGCCCTGGCGAAGCTGCCGGGTCTGCCCGAGCTCCGCGCGCAGTTGCTGGGGGTCATCAGCGAGCCGGCGAGCAAGCTGGTTCGGACCATCGCGGCTCCGGGTTCGCAGCTCGCCCGAGTCGTCCAGGCCAACGCGGACAAGGCGCAGGGCTGA
- the rplK gene encoding 50S ribosomal protein L11, whose protein sequence is MKKITGQVKLQIPAGKANPAPPIGPALGQQGVNIMEFCKQFNAKTQAEAKEGLIIPVVITVYADRSFTFILKTPPAAVLIKKAAGLHTEKKKGSGAKKPGKEKVGQITRAQLEEIAKKKIQDTTAASIEACMNTIAGTARSMGIDVVG, encoded by the coding sequence ATGAAGAAGATCACAGGCCAGGTCAAGCTGCAGATTCCCGCCGGCAAGGCGAACCCCGCTCCGCCGATCGGCCCCGCGCTCGGTCAGCAGGGCGTGAACATCATGGAGTTCTGCAAGCAGTTCAACGCGAAGACCCAGGCGGAAGCCAAGGAAGGTCTCATCATCCCGGTGGTCATCACCGTGTATGCGGACCGCTCCTTCACCTTCATCCTGAAGACCCCGCCCGCCGCCGTCCTCATCAAGAAGGCCGCCGGTCTGCACACCGAGAAGAAGAAGGGCTCGGGCGCGAAGAAGCCGGGCAAGGAGAAGGTCGGGCAGATCACCCGCGCTCAGCTCGAGGAAATCGCGAAGAAGAAGATCCAGGACACCACCGCTGCGTCGATCGAAGCCTGCATGAACACCATTGCCGGCACCGCGCGCTCCATGGGCATCGACGTCGTCGGCTAA
- the rplA gene encoding 50S ribosomal protein L1 produces the protein MAKTGKKFRAAVALVDRDKRYSVSEGFQLLKKTVEARATKYDQTVDVSLNLGVDPKHADQMVRGAVVLPHGTGATVRVAVFAKGEKATDATNAGADVVGAEDLQKRIEEGFLDFDTVIATPDMMGVVGRLGKVLGPRGLMPNPKVGTVTMDVAKAIRDAKGGKVDFRAEKAGIVHAKLGKCSFEVEKLEANFNALVDLVMKLKPAAAKGVYLQGIAISTSMGPGIKLDTTEIKARHG, from the coding sequence ATGGCTAAGACTGGGAAGAAGTTCCGTGCGGCCGTTGCCCTGGTGGACCGCGACAAGCGTTACAGCGTCAGCGAGGGCTTCCAGCTCCTGAAGAAGACGGTGGAGGCTCGCGCCACGAAGTATGACCAGACGGTTGACGTCTCCCTCAACCTGGGCGTGGACCCGAAGCACGCGGACCAGATGGTCCGCGGCGCCGTGGTGCTGCCGCACGGCACCGGTGCCACGGTGCGTGTGGCCGTGTTCGCCAAGGGTGAGAAGGCCACCGACGCGACCAACGCCGGCGCGGACGTGGTCGGCGCCGAGGACCTCCAGAAGCGCATCGAGGAGGGCTTCCTCGACTTCGACACCGTCATCGCCACCCCGGACATGATGGGTGTCGTCGGCCGCCTCGGTAAGGTGCTCGGTCCCCGCGGCCTGATGCCGAACCCGAAGGTCGGCACGGTGACCATGGACGTCGCGAAGGCCATCCGCGACGCCAAGGGCGGTAAGGTCGACTTCCGCGCGGAGAAGGCCGGCATCGTGCACGCGAAGCTGGGCAAGTGCTCCTTCGAGGTGGAGAAGCTCGAGGCCAACTTCAACGCGCTGGTGGACCTGGTGATGAAGCTGAAGCCGGCCGCCGCGAAGGGCGTCTATCTCCAGGGCATCGCCATCTCGACCTCCATGGGCCCGGGCATCAAGCTCGACACCACGGAGATCAAGGCGCGTCACGGCTAA
- the rpoB gene encoding DNA-directed RNA polymerase subunit beta — protein sequence MPTQIQNNFRVRKTFAKIAKIIDIPNLINIQKQSYEKFLQADIAADKREDLGLQGVFKSVFPIRDFNETSSLEFVSYHLERPKYDVDECHQRGMTYSAPIKVVVRLVVWDKDEETGAQSIRDVKEQEVYFGEIPLMTQNGTFIINGTERVVVSQLHRSPGAFFDHDKGKSHSSGKLLYNARIIPYRGSWIDFEFDHKDLLYVRIDRRRKLPATVLIRALGAVPDTAKKNPLEFKGSTEEILNYYYATETIYLQSSEDFEKSVELELLPGQRATRDIKTKAGDLIVKKNRKFTRAAIKKLEAAKMKTLPIDADELFTKVSAYDVVDENTGVVLLECNEEVSQEKVEELLKHGIKEFKVLFIDNLNVGPYLRETLMLDKLETPEQSIMEIYRRLRPGDPPTPETAINLFTNLFFNPERYDLSKVGRLKLNFKFGLEEPLDGQILTKRDILEVIRYLIDLKNGKGTIDDIDHLGNRRVRAVGELLENQYRIGLVRMERAIKERMSLQEIETLMPHDLINAKPVTAVIKEFFGSSQLSQFMDQTNPLSEVTHKRRLSALGPGGLTRERAGFEVRDVHPTHYGRICPIETPEGPNIGLIASLSTYARVNEFGFVETPYRKVEGGVVTTDVAFYSALEEEKHTIAQANAETDKKGKFANALVSSRRGGEFVQARAEDVDLMDVSPKQLVSVAASLIPFLENDDANRALMGSNMQRQAVPLLRTAAPLVGTGIESIVARDSGVTCVARRDGIVESVDAGRIVVKADVPASLSDVTSEVDIYNLLKYQRSNQNTCLNQKPIISKGDRVKKGDVIADGPATETGELALGQNVVVAFMPWQGYNFEDSILISERILKDDVYTSIHIEEFECIARDTKLGKEEITRDIPNVGEEALKDLDESGIIRIGAEVKPGDVLVGKITPKGETQLSPEEKLLRAIFGEKAGDVRDSSLRVPPGVVGTVINAKVFSRKGVEKDERAKQIESMEEAKLLKDQNDEIKVLQDSAFGRIRGLVRTKEVQGKLVDDKGKILLKKGDILDDELLSTVPYKYWGEISVGDPLDSRLRDILRNLEDTKEAVKLAFGEKIARIKKGDELPPGVIKMVKVYVAIKRKLAVGDKMAGRHGNKGVVSRILPEEDMPYLEDGRPVDLVLNPLGVPSRMNIGQILETHLGWAAKGTGEALQRYVESNWSSDAIKERLKVIYSDPAFGEFLDKLDDEEIKQLCRRSKKGIHVATPVFDGAQETEIHALLDEGHLPRTGQMVLFDGRTGEPFDQNVTVGVMYMLKLHHLVDEKIHARSIGPYSLVTQQPLGGKAQFGGQRLGEMEVWAMEAYGAAYTLQEFLTVKSDDVVGRTRMYEAIVKGDNVLESGLPESFNVLLKELQSLALDVELLESAPPERQRSFGGDFLGGGDGEERKTGTEA from the coding sequence ATGCCGACGCAGATCCAGAACAATTTCCGCGTGCGGAAGACCTTCGCGAAGATCGCGAAGATCATCGACATTCCCAATCTTATCAACATCCAGAAGCAGTCCTACGAGAAGTTCCTCCAGGCGGACATCGCCGCCGACAAGCGCGAGGACCTCGGTCTTCAGGGCGTCTTCAAGTCGGTGTTCCCCATCCGCGACTTCAACGAGACCTCCTCGCTGGAGTTCGTGAGCTACCACCTGGAGCGCCCGAAGTACGACGTGGATGAGTGCCACCAGCGTGGCATGACGTATTCGGCGCCCATCAAGGTGGTGGTGCGCCTGGTCGTGTGGGACAAGGACGAGGAGACCGGCGCCCAGTCCATCCGTGACGTGAAGGAGCAGGAGGTCTACTTCGGCGAAATCCCGCTGATGACCCAGAACGGCACCTTCATCATCAACGGGACCGAGCGCGTCGTCGTCAGCCAGCTCCACCGCAGCCCGGGCGCCTTCTTCGACCACGACAAGGGCAAGAGCCACTCGTCTGGCAAGCTGCTCTACAACGCCCGCATCATTCCCTACCGCGGTTCGTGGATCGACTTCGAGTTCGACCACAAGGACCTGCTGTACGTGCGCATCGACCGCCGCCGCAAGCTGCCGGCCACGGTGCTCATCCGCGCGCTCGGCGCCGTCCCGGACACCGCGAAGAAGAACCCGCTGGAGTTCAAGGGCTCCACCGAGGAGATCCTCAACTACTACTACGCGACGGAGACCATCTACCTCCAGAGCAGCGAGGACTTCGAGAAGAGCGTCGAGCTCGAGCTGCTGCCCGGCCAGCGCGCCACCCGCGACATCAAGACCAAGGCGGGTGACCTGATCGTCAAGAAGAACCGCAAGTTCACCCGCGCCGCCATCAAGAAGCTCGAGGCGGCCAAGATGAAGACGCTCCCCATCGACGCGGATGAGCTCTTCACCAAGGTGTCCGCCTACGACGTCGTGGACGAGAACACCGGCGTGGTGCTGCTCGAGTGCAACGAGGAGGTCTCCCAGGAGAAGGTCGAGGAGCTCCTCAAGCACGGCATCAAGGAGTTCAAGGTTCTCTTCATCGACAACCTCAACGTGGGCCCGTACCTGCGTGAGACGTTGATGCTGGACAAGCTCGAGACCCCCGAGCAGTCCATCATGGAGATCTACCGCCGCCTGCGCCCTGGCGATCCGCCGACGCCGGAGACGGCCATCAACCTGTTCACCAACCTGTTCTTCAACCCGGAGCGCTACGACCTCTCCAAGGTCGGCCGCCTCAAGCTGAACTTCAAGTTCGGCCTCGAGGAGCCGCTCGACGGGCAGATCCTCACCAAGCGGGACATCCTCGAGGTGATCCGCTACCTGATCGATCTGAAGAACGGCAAGGGCACCATCGACGACATCGACCACCTGGGCAACCGCCGCGTCCGCGCGGTGGGCGAGCTGCTGGAGAACCAGTACCGCATCGGCCTGGTGCGCATGGAGCGGGCGATCAAGGAGCGCATGAGCCTCCAGGAGATCGAGACGCTCATGCCGCACGATCTCATCAACGCCAAGCCCGTGACGGCGGTCATCAAGGAGTTCTTCGGGTCCAGCCAGCTGTCGCAGTTCATGGACCAGACGAACCCCCTGTCGGAAGTCACCCACAAGCGGCGCCTGTCGGCCCTTGGGCCCGGCGGCCTCACCCGCGAGCGCGCGGGCTTCGAGGTGCGCGACGTGCACCCGACGCACTACGGCCGCATCTGCCCCATCGAGACGCCGGAAGGTCCGAACATCGGCCTCATCGCGTCGCTGTCCACCTACGCGCGCGTCAACGAGTTCGGCTTCGTGGAGACGCCGTACCGCAAGGTCGAGGGCGGCGTGGTGACGACGGACGTGGCCTTCTACTCCGCGCTCGAGGAGGAGAAGCACACCATCGCCCAGGCGAACGCGGAGACGGACAAGAAGGGCAAGTTCGCCAACGCGCTGGTGTCCAGCCGCCGCGGCGGTGAGTTCGTCCAGGCGCGCGCCGAGGACGTGGACCTGATGGACGTGTCCCCGAAGCAGCTCGTGTCGGTGGCCGCGTCGCTCATCCCGTTCCTGGAGAACGACGACGCCAACCGCGCGCTCATGGGCTCCAACATGCAGCGCCAGGCCGTGCCGCTGCTGCGCACCGCGGCGCCGCTGGTGGGCACGGGCATCGAGTCCATCGTCGCCCGCGACTCCGGCGTCACCTGCGTGGCCCGGCGCGACGGCATCGTGGAGAGCGTGGACGCCGGCCGCATCGTGGTGAAGGCGGACGTGCCGGCCTCGCTGAGCGACGTCACGAGCGAGGTCGACATCTACAACCTCCTCAAGTACCAGCGCTCCAACCAGAACACCTGCCTCAACCAGAAGCCCATCATCAGCAAGGGCGACCGGGTGAAGAAGGGTGACGTCATCGCCGACGGTCCGGCGACGGAGACGGGCGAGCTGGCGCTGGGGCAGAACGTGGTCGTCGCGTTCATGCCGTGGCAGGGCTACAACTTCGAGGACTCCATCCTCATCAGCGAGCGCATCCTCAAGGACGACGTCTACACGTCGATCCACATCGAGGAGTTCGAGTGCATCGCGCGCGACACCAAGCTGGGCAAGGAGGAGATCACCCGCGACATCCCGAACGTGGGTGAGGAGGCCCTCAAGGACCTCGACGAGAGCGGCATCATCCGCATCGGCGCCGAGGTGAAGCCCGGCGACGTGCTGGTGGGCAAGATCACCCCGAAGGGCGAGACGCAGCTCTCCCCCGAAGAGAAGCTGCTGCGCGCCATCTTCGGTGAGAAGGCCGGCGACGTGCGTGACAGCTCGCTCCGCGTCCCGCCGGGCGTGGTGGGCACCGTCATCAACGCCAAGGTGTTCAGCCGCAAGGGCGTGGAGAAGGACGAGCGCGCCAAGCAGATCGAGTCCATGGAGGAGGCGAAGCTCCTCAAGGACCAGAACGACGAGATCAAGGTCCTCCAGGACAGCGCGTTCGGCCGCATCCGCGGCCTGGTCCGCACCAAGGAGGTCCAGGGCAAGCTCGTGGACGACAAGGGGAAGATCCTCCTGAAGAAGGGGGACATCCTCGACGACGAGCTGCTGTCCACGGTGCCCTACAAGTACTGGGGTGAGATCTCCGTTGGCGATCCGCTGGACTCGCGCCTGCGCGACATCCTCCGCAACCTGGAGGACACGAAGGAGGCCGTGAAGCTGGCCTTCGGCGAGAAGATCGCCCGCATCAAGAAGGGCGACGAGCTGCCGCCGGGCGTCATCAAGATGGTGAAGGTGTACGTCGCCATCAAGCGCAAGCTGGCCGTGGGCGACAAGATGGCCGGCCGCCACGGAAACAAGGGCGTCGTGTCCCGCATCCTCCCCGAGGAGGACATGCCGTACCTGGAGGACGGGCGTCCGGTGGACCTGGTCCTCAACCCGCTGGGCGTGCCCTCGCGCATGAACATCGGGCAGATCCTGGAGACGCACCTGGGCTGGGCCGCCAAGGGCACCGGCGAAGCGCTGCAGCGCTACGTCGAGTCCAACTGGAGCTCGGACGCCATCAAGGAGCGCCTCAAGGTCATCTACAGCGACCCGGCGTTCGGCGAGTTCCTCGACAAGCTCGACGACGAGGAGATCAAGCAGCTCTGCCGCCGCTCCAAGAAGGGCATCCACGTGGCCACGCCCGTCTTCGACGGCGCGCAGGAGACGGAGATCCACGCCCTGCTGGACGAGGGCCACCTGCCCCGCACGGGCCAGATGGTGCTCTTCGACGGGCGCACCGGTGAGCCGTTCGACCAGAACGTCACCGTGGGCGTCATGTACATGCTGAAGCTGCACCACCTGGTGGACGAGAAGATCCACGCCCGCTCCATCGGGCCCTACTCGCTCGTCACGCAGCAGCCCCTGGGCGGCAAGGCGCAGTTCGGCGGTCAGCGTCTGGGCGAGATGGAAGTCTGGGCGATGGAGGCCTACGGCGCGGCGTACACGCTGCAGGAGTTCCTCACCGTCAAGTCGGACGACGTGGTGGGCCGCACGCGCATGTACGAGGCCATCGTCAAGGGCGACAACGTCCTGGAGAGCGGCCTGCCCGAGTCGTTCAACGTGCTCCTCAAGGAGCTCCAGTCGCTCGCGCTCGACGTGGAGCTGCTGGAGAGCGCTCCCCCGGAGCGGCAGCGCAGCTTCGGTGGTGACTTCCTCGGCGGCGGTGACGGCGAGGAGCGCAAGACGGGAACCGAGGCCTGA